In Malaclemys terrapin pileata isolate rMalTer1 chromosome 10, rMalTer1.hap1, whole genome shotgun sequence, the following are encoded in one genomic region:
- the PIGBOS1 gene encoding protein PIGBOS1, producing the protein MYGKLPLPHIFLGALLGVAGGFYIYKPIFEQYHRKQNKLKEKLQAPELEEKKE; encoded by the coding sequence ATGTATGGTAAACTGCCATTACCTCATATCTTTCTGGGGGCTCTCCTTGGAGTTGCAGGAGGATTCTACATCTATAAACCAATATTTGAACAATATCACAGAAAACagaataaattaaaagaaaagctgCAAGCACCAGAactagaagagaagaaagaatag